One part of the Methanofastidiosum sp. genome encodes these proteins:
- a CDS encoding DUF4130 domain-containing protein: MQKSLSVSEYLSMNKNVSPILIEKSTKVSWYELNISADPDIVKIRRKVGEVRSEIHRMRGFVRFNSINDKILFGYIKPEHEIGGLIADIFAKRFQKNIIILGNDHKVWVSYYSEKSYKKYENSKSLKETLEEIKTLIGSNQELDISRIWQVYYDSQYIQERENHKLFYKNMPKKYLKSAGNNIELRLNTKTLDEYLSD; this comes from the coding sequence ATGCAAAAGTCACTAAGTGTATCAGAATATCTTTCAATGAATAAGAATGTTTCTCCAATTCTTATAGAAAAATCAACAAAAGTATCGTGGTACGAATTGAATATTTCGGCTGATCCAGATATAGTAAAAATCAGAAGAAAAGTTGGAGAGGTAAGATCAGAAATACATAGAATGAGGGGTTTTGTCAGATTCAATTCAATTAACGATAAGATACTTTTTGGTTACATTAAACCTGAACATGAAATAGGTGGATTAATTGCAGATATTTTCGCTAAAAGATTCCAAAAAAATATTATTATCCTGGGTAATGATCATAAAGTCTGGGTATCGTACTACTCTGAAAAATCATACAAAAAATATGAAAACTCAAAAAGTCTAAAGGAAACCTTAGAAGAAATAAAGACTTTAATCGGATCAAATCAAGAATTAGACATATCAAGAATATGGCAAGTTTACTATGATTCACAATATATCCAAGAAAGAGAAAACCACAAACTATTCTATAAAAACATGCCGAAAAAATATCTGAAATCGGCAGGGAACAACATAGAATTAAGATTAAACACTAAAACTTTGGACGAATATTTATCTGATTAA